The following proteins come from a genomic window of Chitinivibrionia bacterium:
- a CDS encoding outer membrane beta-barrel protein, whose protein sequence is MLAKRSLLVLLCLVMFAFANDSRVFLGLRLGGGIGMSRPTGDVKEAYDESEGSKFRSGGGSFDVAPFVSFQLTDNFAVGTEFMFTRFGYGGEKLTEDDPWDDGKDGDWFSTSRAAMVIPVLAQFTLAQRKVNLFVGPHFTINMGDMRDAENWAGESKSEKWDSEEMDWFKDEMNVPVIGLTVGAAFAVGPVFIDIRYLTDLGAVKPKDAGEVLYAGEPWEFTMPDGGVRRAKLALSVGWQFGLGSR, encoded by the coding sequence ATGCTTGCTAAAAGAAGTTTATTGGTGTTATTGTGCTTGGTAATGTTTGCTTTTGCAAACGATTCACGCGTGTTTCTTGGTCTTCGTCTCGGAGGCGGTATCGGTATGAGCCGTCCGACAGGAGATGTAAAAGAAGCTTATGACGAATCTGAAGGTTCAAAATTCAGAAGCGGCGGCGGCTCTTTTGATGTTGCTCCTTTTGTGAGTTTTCAGTTGACTGACAACTTTGCTGTCGGAACAGAGTTTATGTTCACTCGTTTCGGTTATGGCGGCGAGAAACTTACGGAAGATGACCCCTGGGATGATGGTAAAGACGGTGATTGGTTTTCAACAAGCAGAGCCGCTATGGTAATTCCTGTTTTGGCGCAGTTTACTTTGGCGCAAAGAAAAGTTAATCTTTTCGTAGGTCCCCATTTTACAATAAATATGGGTGATATGAGAGATGCTGAGAATTGGGCTGGTGAAAGCAAAAGCGAGAAATGGGATTCGGAAGAGATGGACTGGTTCAAAGATGAAATGAACGTTCCTGTTATTGGCTTGACTGTCGGCGCGGCATTTGCCGTTGGTCCTGTTTTCATTGACATAAGATACCTTACAGACTTGGGTGCTGTTAAGCCCAAAGACGCGGGGGAAGTACTTTATGCAGGCGAACCTTGGGAATTTACAATGCCTGACGGCGGAGTTCGTCGTGCAAAATTGGCGCTTTCTGTAGGTTGGCAATTCGGTTTGGGTTCAAGATAA